In Ignavibacteria bacterium, the genomic window AACTGCCAGCCGCCGAGATATAATGAGACAATCAATGCACTCGCGACTATCATGTTTGCATACTCCGCCAGAAAGAACATTGCGAACTTCAAGCTGCTGTATTCTGTATGATAACCTCCGACAAGTTCAGGTTCTGCCTCAGGAAGATCGAACGGAAGACGATTGGTTTCTGCAAATGCTGAAACTACAAAAGTAATAAATCCAATCGGTTGGAGAACTGCCATCCACATCCATCCGTATTGATACTCAACTATGTTTGAAATGCTGAGTGAACCTGCGAGCATTAAAACTCCAACAACCGAAATTCCCATCGATAATTCATAGCTGATCATTTGTGCAGCGGAACGCAATCCGCCGAGCAGAGAATATTTATTATTCGACGACCATCCACTGAGAGTCAAACCATAAACTCCGATCGATGTGAAAGCGAGAATGAATAAAATTCCAGCATCCACATCTGCAACAACAAGCTTAACTTTATATCCAAGAAGTTCGACTTCGGGTCCGATCGGAATGACTGCATAAGTCGAGAGTGCAATCGTTAACGAAATGATCGGTGCGAATGCATGAATGACCTTATTTGCTGCAAGCGGAACAATATCTTCTTTGAAAAAGAGTTTCAGAACATCGGCCGGTGCTTGAAGCAAACCAAACCAGCCGACACGATTGGGTCCGACACGGTCTTGTATCCATGCACTTATCTTTCTTTCAAAATAGACCAAGTAGGTTACTGTAAATAATATTGCTCCAATTGCAATAATAATTTTACCAAGAGCGATCAAAATTTCCATTTATCACACCGGAATTTTTTCTTGAATTTTTTTGTAGCTTTTTAATTTTACGCCATTGCTTCCGAGCTTATCGTAATCTAGATCTTTAAATTCTTTATTGACTTCACACAACTCAATGAATACGTCTTCAGAAGTTTCGAAATTGAATTTTACCCCTAAAGCATTCGCGAGCTTTGTGATTATCTTCCATGAAGAAAATGCATTCATCTTTTTTGATTTTCCCCATCGGTCGAATTCTGTACCGAACTTATCCAATCGGCTTAGATTCATTCCTTCCAAGCTTCGATCCATTTCGACAGTCATAACGGCAGGACGAATCCGCTGTGCTTGACCTTCGAAATTCACGAACACACCATTCTTTTCAGCGAACGCTGCTGCCGGAAAAACAATGTGAGCATATTTGGTCGACTCATTAAAATTCGAAGCAAGTATAATAAACAGATCTAAGTTTTCAGTTAAAGTAACATTCTCAGAAGAGAGTGCAACGAAATCTTCTTCCATGGAGATTAAGCAGCGGATCGATTTGTTTTTAATTCCCTCAATGATTTGCGAGAAGTTCATCCCATCTTTTTGAGGAACGACACCGGCGAGTTTTGCACCAAGCGAGTTCGGAGTTTTGTCTTCACGAATTAAGATTTCATCTTCATCTCCCGGATGAATATGTTCAACCAAATCTAAATTTTTTGTACGAAGAACATTTTTTGCGAATTTAAGCAAGGCATAGTTATCTTCCACTGTTCCAAAGGAAGAACCAATTACAGCTATTTCAGACGGTTTGAATCGTTTCAACTCTGAAACAGATTTGCTAATGGCTTCATCCCATCCGACGGAAGTTAGTTCACCGCTTTTTCGAATTCTGGGTCCGTCGATCCTCGATCCTGCATTAACATGTTTGAAAGAATTGATTCTGCCGTTGTCGCACATCCAATAATCGTTTACTTCTTCATTAAATCGTGGTGTGAGCCGTAGAATTTCATTGTTGCGGGTCCAAACATCGATGCTGCATCCGCGCGAGCAGCCGGGACAGATGCTTAGAGTTGATGACATATCCCAAACCCGTGCTTTAAATCTAAAATCGATATTCGTCAATGCACCTACGGGACAAATATCCACCACATTCAACGAATATGGATTATCAAAATCTTTACCCGGAAAAGTTTCGATTGTAACGCGATCTCCTCTTTGCACAAACGTGAGTTGATCTTCCTTCGCAATTTCTTTTGAGAATCGGATACAACGTGAGCACGAAATGCACCTTTCTGCATCGAACATTACATATGGACCGAGCTTTACTCTTTTTGGCTTGTGATTTTTTTCTTCGATGAATCTGCTTTCACCGGTTCCGTGATGATATGCATAATCTTGCAGTTTGCATTCACCTGCTTCGTCACAAATTGGGCAATCGAGTGGATGATTGATCAGCAAAAATTCCATGACATGTTCGCGTCCAAAGACCGCTTTTTCGGAATCGACATGAACTATCATTCCGTCCATACAAGTAGTCGAACATGCAATTGCAAGTTTTGGAATTTTCTCAATTTCAACTAAGCACATTCTGCAATTCCCTGATACTGATAATCTCGGATGCCAGCAGTAATGCGGAATATTTATTCCGTTCCTTTCGGCAACTTCGATGACAGTTTCGCCGGGGGTAAATTCGTATTGTTTATTATTTATTGTTAAAGTCGGCATTCTTATTCCTATAATTCAAACAACAAATTATGAACCAAATTTCTCTTTATAAATCTCTAAAGCAATCTTCAAGATATTCAAACATCTTTTCATTTCATCCACATTCAACATAAACGCTAAACGGACTTCATTCATTCCTTTGTCAGGCGTGGCGTAAAAACCTTGGGCCGGGGCTAATAATATCGTTTCGTTCTCATATTCAAATTCTTCAATCAGCCATTTCGAAAAATGTTCTGAGTCTTTTACTGGCAGTCCAATTACGATATAAAAAGCTCCTTCGGGTTTGTAGAAAGTAACACCCGGAATATCCTTCAAACATTCGTGAACGACATCTCTTCTTTTTCTAAATTCATCTACTATCGGTTTGGTAAATTTTTCCGGTGAATTTAACAACGGAATTACTGCAAGCTGTTCGATAGTTGCCACACAAAGCCTTGCCATTCCAAATTTAAATGCACTTTGGATAACATCTTTATTATGACTTGCAATCACACCGATTCTTGCACCGCAAACGTTAAAACGTTTAGAACAACTATCTAATAAAATTGTCTGTTGAGAGACTTCCGGGAAATCCATCACGCTTATAAATTCGCTGTCGTAAGCAAATTCGCGGTAGACTTCATCGCACAGCAGAAATAAATTATGTTTTTTTACAAGTTCGACAACACCTTCAAGCTCCATTCTTGAGTAAATTGCACCAGTTGGATTTGAAGGATTGTTTAAAAGTATTCCTTTAGTTTTTGGCGTGATGTATTTTTCAATAATTTCTTTAGACGGGAGATGAAAGCCATTTTCAATGCTCAGCGGAACAGCACTCAATTTTACGTCTGATAAAGTTGCGAATCCATTATAATTAGTATAAAACGGCTCGAAGACAATAATTTCATCATTCGCATCGCATATCGAACACATTGCGAAAATAATCGCTTCCGAACCACCTGCAGTTACGATCATTTCGCTTTCTTCAAATTCAATTCCATAATGTTTGAAATATGTTTTCCATGCAGTCAAAGTTTCAGCAATCCCGTTTGATGGTGCGTAAGCAATAGTACGCTGCTGACGTTTTTGAATTTCATTGAAAACTTCCGGATCGGTTGGAAGATCAGGCTGACCAATATTCAAAAAATAGATTTTCACTCCCTGCTTTTTCCTCGCATCTGCGATTGCCGCAAGTTTTCTCAGTGGAGAAGCCTGCATTGATTTCGCACGTTCGGAGATCTGCGGCACTTTTGTTTCTCTCTTTATTTCTTTAGCGATTTCCATTTGTTCCTCACCTCTTAGTTCATTGTAACGCTGTTCTTCGGTTCGATTGTAACAGTTGTAAATGAACTTCTATCGAATAATTCTTTAGCCAAGTTCTGAATCCCTTCAGAAGTTATAGAATCAACTTCTGCAAAAATCTCATCGATTGACTTCACACGATTAAAATATAACTCAGATGTTGCCAGATGAATCATTTTCGATGATGTGCTTTCCAATCCGAGCGATATAGTTCCCTTGATGTGTTCTTTGACTTTTTTCAATTCTGATTTGCTGATTGGATTATTTTTCAACTTATTTAATTCATTCCATATCAAGTCAATAGAACGGTCACGATTTCTTGGTGAAGTGCAAATGTAAACTCCGAATGTCGACGAGTCATAATAACTGCTTAAAAACGAATAAACATTGTATGCGAATCCATATTTTTCTCTAATATTAAGAAAAAGTCTGCTGCTTGTTCCCCCACCGAGTATAGTATTGAGCGCTGCAAGATTGGTTCGATTGCTATTCTTCACACCAAACGTTTTTCTGCCAAGACAGATGTGAACTTGGTTTATGTCCTTTTCCATTCGTAATGATTTTGAACGATTATTCAATCTTGGTTTCGATCTTGAAAAATCATTGAGTCTATTTTTTGACGAACTAAAATAATTATTCGCCAGGCTAACAATTTTCTCGTGCTCTATATCACCAACCGCTGAGATGATCATTCTTGAAGGAATGTACTTCTCTTCAATAAAATTTTGTAAGTGTTTTTGAGTAAAGTTTTCTAGATTCTTTTTGGTGCCAATAACCGGATAACCAAGTGGATGAGGTGAGTATAATTCAGTATCTAGGAGTTCAGGAATATGTTCTTCTGGAGTGTCTTCGTAAGTCACAAGCTCTTCTATGACGACTTGTTTCTCTTTTTCGATTTCCTTTTGTTTAAATGTTGCGGAAGTGATCAAATCAGAAAGTACATCAAAAGCTTTTGGAACTTGAGCACTCAGAGCACGGGCATAAAAACAAGTATGTTCTTTTGTTGTAAATGCATTTAAATAACCGCCATAAGCTTCGAGACTGAGAGCAATCTGCCGCGCAGTTCGTCTTTGAGTTCCCTTAAAAACACAATGTTCAATAAAATGGCTGATCCCGTTGTTAACCATGTTTTCATCACGTGAACCGACATCAATCCAAATTCCAAGTGAAAAAGATTTTACATGAGTGTTCTTTTCTGTGAGGACTTTTATACAGTTATCGAGAATAGTTTTATCGTAGAACTTCAAATCGTTTCAATTCTGTAAGAAATTTTCAAAAATTTTGTACAAATATAGAAAGATGGGCTTAGAGATTCAATTGAGAATTGGAATTGGTGATTGAAGATGGGAGATCGTAAATCGCAGATTGCAGGTCACAGATTGCAGGTCGCAGATTGCAGATTAAAGATTGCAGATTGAAGATTGAAGATTGGATATTGAAAATTTTGGTAAAGATTTTATAAAACTTCTGTCGATGCAATGAATTTTTGCGAAGACGTCTTTCACGTTGAATTAAATGTTCGGGCTATGGCTGCTCCTAAAGGCAATTATCGAGTCGTTGTAGTAAAAGATTATAGAATTATTTTCTCATACGATGACAAAGCGGTTTACCTCAAGCGGATTGCTCACCGTAAAGATATCTACAGAAATTTGGAGCTTTGAGTGTATTCTTTTTTGATTATAAAAACTTCACGCTTAATCGTGGGATTAAAAAAAATTGATTTCTAAGGACTTCGGTTCTAATTAT contains:
- a CDS encoding pyridoxal phosphate-dependent aminotransferase, giving the protein MEIAKEIKRETKVPQISERAKSMQASPLRKLAAIADARKKQGVKIYFLNIGQPDLPTDPEVFNEIQKRQQRTIAYAPSNGIAETLTAWKTYFKHYGIEFEESEMIVTAGGSEAIIFAMCSICDANDEIIVFEPFYTNYNGFATLSDVKLSAVPLSIENGFHLPSKEIIEKYITPKTKGILLNNPSNPTGAIYSRMELEGVVELVKKHNLFLLCDEVYREFAYDSEFISVMDFPEVSQQTILLDSCSKRFNVCGARIGVIASHNKDVIQSAFKFGMARLCVATIEQLAVIPLLNSPEKFTKPIVDEFRKRRDVVHECLKDIPGVTFYKPEGAFYIVIGLPVKDSEHFSKWLIEEFEYENETILLAPAQGFYATPDKGMNEVRLAFMLNVDEMKRCLNILKIALEIYKEKFGS
- a CDS encoding insulinase family protein; amino-acid sequence: MKFYDKTILDNCIKVLTEKNTHVKSFSLGIWIDVGSRDENMVNNGISHFIEHCVFKGTQRRTARQIALSLEAYGGYLNAFTTKEHTCFYARALSAQVPKAFDVLSDLITSATFKQKEIEKEKQVVIEELVTYEDTPEEHIPELLDTELYSPHPLGYPVIGTKKNLENFTQKHLQNFIEEKYIPSRMIISAVGDIEHEKIVSLANNYFSSSKNRLNDFSRSKPRLNNRSKSLRMEKDINQVHICLGRKTFGVKNSNRTNLAALNTILGGGTSSRLFLNIREKYGFAYNVYSFLSSYYDSSTFGVYICTSPRNRDRSIDLIWNELNKLKNNPISKSELKKVKEHIKGTISLGLESTSSKMIHLATSELYFNRVKSIDEIFAEVDSITSEGIQNLAKELFDRSSFTTVTIEPKNSVTMN
- the nuoH gene encoding NADH-quinone oxidoreductase subunit NuoH; protein product: MEILIALGKIIIAIGAILFTVTYLVYFERKISAWIQDRVGPNRVGWFGLLQAPADVLKLFFKEDIVPLAANKVIHAFAPIISLTIALSTYAVIPIGPEVELLGYKVKLVVADVDAGILFILAFTSIGVYGLTLSGWSSNNKYSLLGGLRSAAQMISYELSMGISVVGVLMLAGSLSISNIVEYQYGWMWMAVLQPIGFITFVVSAFAETNRLPFDLPEAEPELVGGYHTEYSSLKFAMFFLAEYANMIVASALIVSLYLGGWQFPYAQEFGLSSGLTVLLQVFSFIAKVLCVLFVFIWVRWSIPRFRYDQLMNLGWKVMLPLSLVNLIWVAFLIYVFKI
- a CDS encoding 2Fe-2S iron-sulfur cluster binding domain-containing protein, with protein sequence MPTLTINNKQYEFTPGETVIEVAERNGINIPHYCWHPRLSVSGNCRMCLVEIEKIPKLAIACSTTCMDGMIVHVDSEKAVFGREHVMEFLLINHPLDCPICDEAGECKLQDYAYHHGTGESRFIEEKNHKPKRVKLGPYVMFDAERCISCSRCIRFSKEIAKEDQLTFVQRGDRVTIETFPGKDFDNPYSLNVVDICPVGALTNIDFRFKARVWDMSSTLSICPGCSRGCSIDVWTRNNEILRLTPRFNEEVNDYWMCDNGRINSFKHVNAGSRIDGPRIRKSGELTSVGWDEAISKSVSELKRFKPSEIAVIGSSFGTVEDNYALLKFAKNVLRTKNLDLVEHIHPGDEDEILIREDKTPNSLGAKLAGVVPQKDGMNFSQIIEGIKNKSIRCLISMEEDFVALSSENVTLTENLDLFIILASNFNESTKYAHIVFPAAAFAEKNGVFVNFEGQAQRIRPAVMTVEMDRSLEGMNLSRLDKFGTEFDRWGKSKKMNAFSSWKIITKLANALGVKFNFETSEDVFIELCEVNKEFKDLDYDKLGSNGVKLKSYKKIQEKIPV